A window of the Pangasianodon hypophthalmus isolate fPanHyp1 chromosome 12, fPanHyp1.pri, whole genome shotgun sequence genome harbors these coding sequences:
- the tbx6 gene encoding T-box transcription factor TBX6, with protein MLGVEMYPSLALAAQRLGDCCYRDREPPAHVPLYPTSCDMAARSLPPRLLPPPPAKRDNTGKSEDIIKIELENVSLWKQFSTVGTEMIITKKGRRMFPQLKVKVSGLNPSLRYILLLDIIPVDSFRYRFQDDNWQVVGGAEARLPDRVFIHPDSPATGEHWQNRTISFHRAKLTNNTLDGQGYIILHSLHKYQARVHVVETRDVMMWGGAQHTFTFPETQFITVTAYQNNKITELKINSNPFAKGFRDNGMNSKKQREARQKRKLNQPNQEEPLDIESCDPCDSTKVLPQPMELESTTLSLSDSGFCSDVPSLPEQTVQQHSSGQTFLSSQMTQVPEISEIPNSVGNQSQATSNNEVNNGLLDGSTQMIGPSSYTTFAAASITPSSHLSVPLSQPTSFYSSLSSTQTDLPSSHSNPTSVQDYSSIVSAHYPTLDSSSPITSSSTPAQDSTHTSIRHSSSSTQLPSSSYHSILPSQENLSPHTPTNPPFHSLPQPPCQSINNCASGLSVDTAQSQAIGGLASSNSTPSAVQDSTPTAFPFPPVQSSNNPDSTTPPSQILSQTAFPFPPVAHPNGQPDSNQIPTSFPFNSVPESNSPPLNTPSDQDSNTTAFPFPPQPSNTNSSTSLPVQTLAPYSFQSSAISDMNPSSYQNPTNSATGFFTMPSSSVNGARSQVITNPIVNPIPASSLSSLPASLPTHVVSGSISNSTQTSYMSYPLPSSIPSGPPPLQNVAMPAIGSSQVVPALPNIAQVQPTMPQSFSTSTFSHIPPQCANSSQIPSQSFAPMPAPTASLLPHSALQNHPIPPGSSHTQYPVTSTAYPPVAPSEIGSFSQLNPPAPYLSDMVLHPSLLPSLDNTLPSSATSLYNPFPSYPLRLCQDPRSSFHLQLRHIYRQPQHVHANSQGSYLDLGGRPAF; from the exons ATGTTGGGAGTAGAGATGTATCCGAGTTTAGCTCTTGCAGCACAAAGACTTGGAGACTGCTGCTATCGAG ATCGAGAGCCCCCTGCGCACGTGCCCCTGTACCCTACATCATGTGACATGGCGGCCCGAAGCCTGCCTCCTCGCCTGCTACCCCCGCCCCCGGCAAAAAGAGATAACACTGGGAAATCTGAAGACATTATAAAGATAGAGCTGGAAAATGTATCACTATGGAAACAGTTTAGCACTGTTGGCACAGAGATGATCATTACCAAGAAGGGCAg ACGGATGTTTCCTCAGCTAAAAGTGAAGGTGTCTGGCTTGAACCCATCTCTGCGTTACATCCTCCTGCTGGACATCATACCTGTAGACTCCTTTCGCTATCGGTTCCAAGATGACAATTGGCAGGTGGTGGGAGGAGCTGAAGCTCGACTTCCAGACAGAGTGTTCATCCACCCAGACTCTCCTGCAACTGGTGAACACTGGCAGAACCGAACCATCTCTTtccacagagccaaactcaccaACAACACACTGGATGGACAAGGATAT ATCATTCTGCACTCCCTGCACAAGTACCAAGCACGAGTGCATGTGGTTGAAACCAGAGATGTGATGATGTGGGGTGGAGCTCAACACACCTTCACCTTCCCTGAGACCCAGTTCATCACTGTTACAGCCTACCAGAACAACAag ATAACTGAACTGAAGATCAATTCCAATCCCTTTGCCAAAGGTTTCAGGGACAATGGCATGAACAGCAAGAA ACAAAGAGAAGCAAGGCAAAAGAGGAAATTAAACCAACCCAATCAAGAGGAACCTTTAGACATAG AATCATGTGACCCGTGTGATTCCACCAAGGTGTTACCACAGCCAATGGAACTGGAAAGcaccactctgtctctgtctgattCAGGCTTCtgctctgatgtgccatctTTACCAGAGCAGACAGTACAGCAACATAGCTCTGGTCAAACATTTCTGAGTTCCCAGATGACCCAGGTGCCTGAGATTTCAGAGATTCCAAATTCAGTAGGGAATCAGTCTCAGGCAACCTCAAATAATGAGGTGAACAATGGATTGCTTGATGG GTCTACTCAGATGATAGGCCCTTCTTCATACACCACATTTGCAGCTGCTTCAATTACACCCTCATCTCATTTGTCAGTGCCTCTATCACAGCCTACATCCTTCTATTCCTCTCTGTCCTCCACTCAGACTGATCTACCATCCTCTCATTCCAATCCAACATCTGTGCAAGATTATTCTTCCATAGTTTCAGCTCACTATCCTACCCTGGATTCCTCTTCTCCAATCACCTCTTCCTCTACCCCTGCCCAAGATTCTACACATACCTCCATCCGTCACTCATCCTCTTCTACCCAACTGCCTTCTTCCTCCTACCACTCCATTCTTCCATCCCAAGAAAACCTAAGCCCTCACACACCTACAAACCCACCCTTCCATTCTCTTCCTCAACCTCCTTGCCAGTCAATCAACAATTGTGCTTCTGGTCTTTCTGTTGACACAGCTCAGAGCCAGGCTATTGGTGGTTTGGCTTCCTCCAATTCTACACCTTCTGCTGTCCAAGACTCCACCCCAACTGCCTTCCCCTTCCCACCAGTGCAGTCCTCCAACAATCCAGATTCCACTACTCCCCCATCCCAAATCCTATCCCAAACTGCCTTTCCCTTTCCTCCAGTGGCACATCCAAATGGACAACCAGATTCAAATCAAATCCCAACATCTTTCCCTTTTAATTCTGTGCCAGAATCCAACTCCCCGCCTCTAAATACCCCATCAGATCAGGATAGCAACACCACTGCTTTTCCTTTCCCACCACAACCCAGCAATACAAATTCTTCAACCTCTTTGCCTGTACAAACCCTAGCACCTTACTCTTTCCAATCATCAGCAATATCCGATATGAATCCTTCATCTTACCAAAACCCAACAAATTCAGCAACTGGATTCTTCACTATGCCTTCCAGTTCTGTAAATGGAGCCCGTTCACAAGTCATTACCAACCCCATAGTCAATCCAATCCCTGCGTCTTCACTCTCTTCTCTCCCTGCATCTCTGCCCACACATGTAGTCTCTGGGTCCATTTCTAACTCAACTCAAACCTCTTACATGTCTTATCCCTTACCCTCTTCCATCCCATCTGGTCCCCCTCCTCTCCAGAATGTAGCAATGCCAGCTATTGGGTCTTCTCAGGTTGTTCCAGCTCTTCCAAATATAGCCCAGGTCCAGCCAACTATGCCCCAGTCATTCTCAACCTCCACTTTTTCCCATATCCCTCCCCAGTGTGCAAATTCTTCTCAAATCCCATCACAGTCCTTTGCACCTATGCCAGCTCCTACAGCTTCACTTCTTCCACATTCAGCCCTACAAAACCACCCCATCCCACCAGGATCATCCCATACACAGTACCCTGTTACTTCCACTGCATATCCTCCAGTAGCGCCTTCAGAGATAGGGTCCTTTTCTCAGCTTAACCCACCTGCCCCCTACCTTTCTGATATGGTATTGCACCCTTCTCTTCTCCCTTCATTAGATAACACCCTGCCCTCTTCCGCTACTTCCCTTTATAACCCATTTCCTTCTTATCCTCTCCGCCTCTGTCAGGACCCCCGATCCTCTTTCCATTTACAGCTCAGACACATTTACAGGCAGCCCCAACATGTACATGCTAACAGCCAGGGGTCCTACCTAGACCTTGGAGGAAGGCCTGCATTTTGA